A single Microbacterium protaetiae DNA region contains:
- a CDS encoding Na(+)/H(+) antiporter subunit C has translation MTASGILIVIMAVLFACGVYAMLERSLTRVLIGFLLLGNAANLLLLIVMGEPGLPAFFGEADKDDMSDPLPQALTLTAIVITFAVSAFLLALIYRSWQLGQADTVTDDEDDVALRGPDHVADEDALDDEVEVEDADDEISSDFVDVTTSPITVLHHADNPAIDDDAPTDQSDAPTNRSDAPTNRSDAPTDQSDAPHDKGDDA, from the coding sequence ATGACGGCCAGCGGCATCCTCATCGTCATCATGGCGGTTCTGTTCGCGTGCGGCGTCTACGCGATGCTCGAGCGCAGCCTGACCCGGGTGCTGATCGGGTTTCTGCTGCTGGGCAATGCGGCCAACCTGCTGCTGCTGATCGTCATGGGCGAACCGGGGCTGCCGGCGTTCTTCGGCGAGGCAGACAAAGACGACATGAGCGACCCGCTGCCGCAGGCGCTGACCCTCACCGCCATCGTCATCACGTTCGCCGTGTCGGCGTTTCTGCTCGCGCTGATCTATCGCTCCTGGCAGCTCGGCCAGGCCGACACGGTCACCGACGACGAAGACGACGTCGCCCTGCGCGGCCCCGACCACGTCGCCGATGAAGACGCGCTCGACGACGAGGTCGAAGTCGAAGACGCCGACGACGAGATCTCGTCGGACTTCGTCGATGTCACCACTTCGCCGATCACCGTGCTGCATCATGCCGACAATCCCGCGATCGACGACGACGCTCCCACCGACCAGAGCGACGCTCCCACCAACCGAAGCGACGCTCCCACCAACCGAAGCGACGCTCCCACCGACCAGAGTGACGCCCCCCACGACAAAGGCGACGACGCATGA
- a CDS encoding Na+/H+ antiporter subunit D → MNALIPLLVTLPLLGAAVALVAGRHRRLQIAASVVTLSAVVVIAAVLLLAVDASGSPVAVSVGGWPIPFGIVLYVDRLSALLVGVSAVVLLAVLLFSVGQGYADGDDDTPVTIFHPTYLILAAGIFNAFIAGDLFNLYVGFEILLVASYVLITLGGTESRIRTGVVYIVVSLVSSILFLAAIAMIYAAVGTVNMAQIAERMAELPASTQLVLHLMLLIAFAIKAAVFPLSFWLPDSYPTAPAPVTAVFAGLLTKVGVYAMIRTETQLFPSSNVNTLLLIVGLATMVIGILGALAQAELKRILSFTLVSHIGYMVFGLAIATPAGFGAVAYYIVHHIVVQTTLFLAVGLIERRAGSTSILRVKGLMRAAPVLAVLFFIPAINLGGLPPFSGFIGKYALFDAAARVGTPLMMVLIVGGIVTSLLTLYALMRAWNLSFWRENDEPDEAEIETLDRVAYLKGAPAAAEQSERRAIPRIMTAATAGMVAVTLALTVFAGPLYDLCTRIGDGIAHPVHVTQLDEEATE, encoded by the coding sequence ATGAACGCGCTGATCCCGCTGCTGGTCACGCTGCCGCTGCTGGGCGCCGCCGTGGCGCTAGTGGCCGGCCGCCACCGCCGGCTGCAGATAGCGGCATCCGTTGTCACCCTCTCGGCGGTCGTGGTGATCGCAGCTGTGCTGTTGCTGGCGGTGGATGCCTCGGGTTCGCCGGTCGCGGTCTCGGTGGGCGGCTGGCCCATTCCGTTCGGCATCGTGTTGTACGTCGACCGGCTCTCGGCTCTGCTGGTGGGCGTCTCGGCGGTCGTGCTGCTGGCGGTGCTGCTGTTCTCGGTGGGTCAGGGCTACGCCGACGGCGACGATGACACGCCCGTCACGATCTTCCATCCGACCTACCTCATCCTCGCGGCGGGCATCTTCAACGCCTTCATCGCCGGCGACCTTTTCAACCTGTACGTCGGGTTCGAGATCCTGCTGGTGGCTTCGTATGTGCTGATCACCCTCGGCGGCACCGAATCGCGCATCCGCACCGGGGTCGTCTACATCGTCGTCTCGCTGGTGTCGTCGATTCTGTTCCTTGCGGCCATCGCGATGATCTATGCGGCCGTCGGCACCGTGAACATGGCCCAGATCGCCGAGCGGATGGCCGAGCTGCCGGCATCCACTCAACTCGTGCTGCACCTGATGCTGCTCATCGCCTTCGCGATAAAGGCAGCGGTGTTTCCGCTCTCGTTCTGGCTGCCCGACTCGTACCCCACTGCGCCGGCCCCGGTCACCGCGGTGTTCGCGGGTCTTTTGACCAAGGTCGGCGTGTACGCGATGATCCGCACCGAGACGCAGCTGTTCCCGTCGAGCAACGTGAACACGCTGCTGCTGATCGTGGGCCTCGCCACGATGGTGATCGGCATTCTCGGCGCGCTCGCACAGGCCGAGCTCAAGCGCATCCTCTCGTTCACGCTGGTCAGCCATATCGGCTACATGGTCTTCGGCCTGGCCATCGCCACCCCCGCCGGATTCGGCGCCGTGGCGTATTACATCGTGCATCACATCGTGGTGCAGACCACGCTGTTCCTCGCGGTCGGACTCATCGAGCGTCGCGCCGGGTCGACGTCGATCCTGCGCGTGAAGGGACTCATGCGCGCAGCGCCGGTGCTGGCCGTGTTGTTCTTCATTCCGGCGATAAACCTCGGCGGGCTGCCACCGTTCTCGGGCTTCATCGGCAAGTACGCGCTCTTCGATGCGGCCGCGCGGGTGGGCACGCCGTTGATGATGGTGCTCATCGTCGGCGGCATCGTCACCTCGCTGCTGACGCTGTATGCACTCATGCGCGCCTGGAACCTTTCGTTCTGGCGCGAGAACGACGAGCCCGACGAGGCCGAGATCGAGACGCTCGACCGGGTCGCATACCTGAAGGGCGCCCCGGCGGCCGCCGAGCAGAGCGAGCGCCGGGCCATTCCCCGCATCATGACGGCGGCCACGGCGGGCATGGTCGCGGTGACCCTGGCTCTGACGGTGTTCGCCGGGCCCCTCTACGATCTGTGCACGCGCATCGGCGACGGCATCGCTCACCCGGTGCACGTCACGCAGCTCGACGAGGAGGCGACAGAATGA
- a CDS encoding Na+/H+ antiporter subunit E: MNALKSLWRQLPFFVWLIALWMLLWGQFTVLAAVTGLIVALFVTRVFRLPPVELSGRINLWWGLVYIVEFLANVVIGSLTVAWQAVDWRHQPSSAIIAVQLRTDDDLIMTHVGVTASLIPGSLVVHTDRDQRIIYLHFIGVHSLDDVEKQRRGVLHWEERIVRAVGSRAQLDALRRDAGGER, translated from the coding sequence ATGAATGCTCTGAAGTCGCTCTGGCGTCAGCTGCCATTCTTCGTGTGGCTGATCGCCCTGTGGATGCTGCTGTGGGGCCAGTTCACGGTGCTGGCCGCCGTCACCGGCCTGATCGTGGCGTTGTTCGTGACCCGGGTCTTCCGGCTGCCGCCGGTCGAGCTGTCGGGCCGGATCAACCTCTGGTGGGGGCTTGTCTACATCGTCGAGTTCCTCGCCAACGTCGTGATCGGCTCGCTCACGGTCGCCTGGCAGGCCGTCGACTGGCGCCACCAGCCGAGCTCGGCGATCATCGCGGTACAACTGCGCACCGACGACGACCTCATCATGACGCACGTCGGGGTCACGGCATCCCTCATTCCCGGTTCGCTGGTCGTGCACACCGACCGCGATCAGCGCATCATCTACCTGCACTTCATCGGCGTGCATTCGCTCGATGACGTTGAGAAGCAGCGCCGCGGGGTGCTGCACTGGGAGGAGCGCATCGTGCGGGCGGTCGGTTCTCGCGCCCAGCTCGACGCGCTGCGCCGGGATGCCGGAGGTGAGAGATGA
- a CDS encoding monovalent cation/H+ antiporter complex subunit F: MTVMVWIIYLVFAAAALLALWRIVRGPSILDRAVAADVLLTEVLCILGADMVINHHTKTLPVLLIIAAIGVFGSIAIARFVARKGGQ, encoded by the coding sequence ATGACCGTCATGGTGTGGATCATCTACCTGGTCTTCGCCGCTGCGGCCCTGCTGGCGCTGTGGCGCATCGTGCGGGGTCCGTCGATCCTCGACCGGGCGGTGGCCGCCGACGTGCTGCTGACCGAGGTGCTGTGCATTCTCGGCGCCGACATGGTGATCAATCACCACACCAAGACGCTGCCGGTGCTGCTGATCATCGCGGCGATCGGCGTGTTCGGCTCGATCGCGATAGCCCGGTTCGTGGCGCGGAAAGGCGGACAGTGA
- the mnhG gene encoding monovalent cation/H(+) antiporter subunit G, with protein MDAALDVVSVVLVLIGALLCLTAAIGVARFTDVPTRLHAATKPQVLGLMLICLAIALALRSWPVTAFLVPVVLIQLATAPLSAHMVGRQAYRNGRIDRPSMVVDELADRAAGDEVGDPTTTPTSPTPTIAPASDEPSPDESAPDGRGNG; from the coding sequence ATGGATGCCGCACTGGACGTGGTCTCGGTGGTGCTGGTGCTCATCGGCGCCCTGCTGTGCCTGACCGCGGCGATCGGCGTCGCCCGCTTCACCGACGTGCCCACCCGGCTGCACGCGGCGACCAAGCCGCAGGTGCTCGGCCTCATGCTCATCTGCCTGGCCATCGCCCTTGCGCTGCGGTCGTGGCCGGTGACGGCGTTCCTGGTGCCGGTCGTGCTCATTCAGCTGGCGACCGCGCCGCTGTCGGCGCACATGGTCGGGCGGCAGGCGTACCGCAACGGCCGCATCGACCGGCCGTCGATGGTGGTCGATGAGCTCGCCGATCGCGCTGCCGGTGACGAGGTGGGCGACCCGACGACGACGCCGACCTCGCCGACCCCGACCATCGCGCCGGCGTCGGACGAGCCCTCGCCCGATGAGAGTGCGCCCGACGGGCGCGGGAACGGGTGA
- a CDS encoding lytic transglycosylase domain-containing protein yields the protein MRLRTLTHPKKSLFLTISAVAALAVVAVPASAAGAPPRDDTPAHVETGPRPVDQNAAYYANIARGTANLAHGKVSTASLTTQIADIQDSTAASPAQVEALTAELRNTTATVAAKVVKYDKEQARKAAAKKAAAKKAAAAAAEKARQEAAAKKATQSSSSGGGAVAASTGSVSAAGGNSPSAARAYARSAMASKYGWGSDQFSCLNSLWNRESGWRVNAANPSGAYGIPQALPGSKMGAGWQSSATVQINWGLSYIKSRYGTPCGAWSHSQSTGWY from the coding sequence GTGCGCCTTCGCACCCTGACCCACCCGAAGAAGTCCCTTTTCCTCACGATCTCAGCGGTGGCCGCTCTTGCGGTCGTGGCCGTTCCGGCCAGCGCGGCCGGCGCACCGCCGCGAGATGACACCCCGGCCCACGTCGAGACCGGGCCCCGCCCGGTCGACCAGAATGCCGCGTATTACGCGAACATCGCGCGCGGCACCGCGAACCTCGCGCACGGCAAGGTGAGCACGGCGTCACTGACGACACAGATCGCCGACATCCAAGACTCCACAGCCGCTTCTCCCGCGCAGGTCGAGGCTCTGACCGCCGAACTGCGCAACACCACCGCGACCGTCGCGGCCAAGGTCGTCAAGTACGACAAGGAGCAGGCCCGCAAGGCCGCCGCGAAGAAGGCGGCTGCGAAGAAGGCCGCCGCAGCTGCCGCCGAAAAGGCGCGGCAGGAGGCCGCGGCCAAGAAGGCCACGCAGTCGTCGTCGAGCGGCGGCGGCGCCGTCGCCGCCTCGACCGGCAGCGTTTCGGCGGCCGGCGGTAACTCCCCGTCGGCGGCGCGTGCGTATGCGCGCAGCGCGATGGCCAGCAAGTACGGCTGGGGCTCCGACCAGTTCTCGTGCCTGAACTCGCTGTGGAATCGCGAGTCGGGCTGGCGCGTGAACGCCGCCAACCCGTCGGGCGCCTACGGCATTCCGCAGGCCCTTCCCGGATCGAAGATGGGCGCCGGCTGGCAGAGCAGCGCGACCGTGCAGATCAACTGGGGTCTGAGCTACATCAAGAGCCGCTATGGCACGCCGTGCGGCGCGTGGAGCCACTCCCAGTCCACCGGCTGGTACTGA
- a CDS encoding penicillin acylase family protein: MSAARPAPATRTKAKMPLGRKIGITAFSVLAGLVVIAVVAAGFVVFTIQRSFPTLEGTITTSGLNDKVTVQRDDRGIPTITADDSHDLFFAQGYVHAQDRFWEMDFRRHVTSGRLSELFGASQLPTDTFLRTLGWRKVAEQEVDLLSDDAKAYYQAYADGVNAYLSDHHGAAVSLEYAVLGLQNPDYTIEKWTIADSLAWLKAMAWDLRANLGDETDRALLAGAGYTQEQIADLYPAYPFDQNPVIVPELSTDAPDAKTPDVEAGSTAPASLQWQQVDNVVEAASALIGQVGEGVGSNSWVVSGDLTESGMPLLSNDPHLGAAMPSIWHQIGLRCAKVSAACPFDVAGFGFSGVPGVVIGHNTSIAWGFTNLTTDVTDLYLERVQGDDYWRDGKLVPLKISHETIKVAGGKDVDLEIRSTNNGPIISSVNDDDAAIAQHPVTGSDGKVTEPSSMPDGDTAVALKWTALTPGTTAEAIFTLDQAQDFAGFRAAAEQFDVPAQNLIYADVNGNIGYQAPGKLPIRGAGDGSMPQPGWDSDYDWKGFIPFAKLPVLYNPDDGYIVTANNAITGDDYPYFLTNDWDYGWRAARITDLIQRASADHKLTVQDMRDIQSDTDFWIGKKLITAYKDITVDDTQVQSALDLFDLWDGQNAVDSAAAAYANVVWDELAQDLFTRREHPAPTGSQSRLFLVADNLLDDPDSSWWTNDQISVTSQQQMLVKAATDAYHRLAELEGSNPEQWTWGGIHKLTLTSATFGSSGIAPIEWLFNRGPLAVGGGSSVVDATGWAIGDGFDVSTVPSMRMVVDLSNFDASTWTNLTGESGHAFHPNYDDQAEAWQHVQALPWAFSPKAVKAAATHTLVLAPAD, from the coding sequence GTGTCAGCAGCCCGCCCCGCACCCGCCACCCGTACCAAGGCCAAGATGCCCCTCGGCCGAAAGATCGGCATCACCGCGTTCAGCGTCCTCGCCGGACTCGTCGTGATCGCCGTCGTCGCCGCAGGGTTCGTCGTCTTCACGATCCAGCGCTCGTTCCCGACGCTCGAGGGCACCATCACGACCTCGGGGCTCAACGACAAGGTCACGGTGCAGCGCGATGATCGCGGCATCCCGACCATCACCGCCGACGATTCCCACGACCTCTTCTTCGCGCAGGGCTACGTGCACGCGCAGGATCGCTTCTGGGAGATGGACTTTCGCCGGCACGTGACCAGCGGCCGGCTCTCAGAGCTGTTCGGAGCCTCGCAGCTGCCCACCGACACGTTCTTGCGCACGCTGGGCTGGCGCAAGGTCGCCGAGCAAGAGGTCGACCTGCTCTCGGATGACGCGAAGGCCTACTATCAGGCCTACGCCGACGGGGTGAACGCCTATCTCTCCGACCACCACGGCGCCGCAGTCTCGCTGGAGTACGCCGTGCTGGGGCTGCAGAACCCCGACTACACGATCGAGAAGTGGACGATCGCCGACTCGCTCGCGTGGCTGAAGGCGATGGCCTGGGATCTGCGCGCGAACCTCGGCGACGAGACCGACCGCGCTCTGCTGGCTGGCGCCGGCTACACGCAGGAGCAGATCGCCGACCTCTACCCCGCCTACCCGTTCGATCAGAACCCGGTCATCGTGCCGGAGCTGTCCACGGATGCCCCGGACGCGAAGACCCCCGACGTCGAGGCGGGCTCGACCGCCCCGGCATCGCTGCAGTGGCAGCAGGTCGACAATGTCGTCGAGGCTGCCAGCGCGCTCATCGGGCAGGTCGGCGAGGGCGTAGGCTCGAACTCCTGGGTGGTATCGGGTGATCTGACCGAGAGTGGGATGCCGCTGCTGAGCAACGATCCGCACTTGGGCGCCGCCATGCCCAGCATCTGGCATCAGATCGGTCTGCGGTGCGCGAAGGTGTCGGCGGCCTGCCCGTTCGACGTCGCCGGTTTCGGCTTCTCCGGCGTTCCGGGCGTGGTCATCGGCCACAACACGAGCATCGCGTGGGGGTTCACCAACCTGACCACCGACGTGACCGACCTGTACCTCGAGCGCGTCCAGGGCGATGACTACTGGCGAGACGGCAAGCTCGTGCCCCTGAAGATCTCGCACGAGACCATCAAGGTCGCCGGCGGAAAAGACGTCGACCTCGAGATCCGGTCGACCAACAACGGCCCGATCATCTCCAGCGTCAACGACGACGATGCCGCCATCGCGCAGCATCCGGTCACCGGATCGGATGGCAAGGTCACCGAGCCGAGCAGCATGCCCGACGGCGATACCGCCGTCGCGCTGAAGTGGACGGCACTGACTCCGGGAACGACCGCCGAGGCCATCTTCACTCTCGACCAGGCGCAGGACTTCGCCGGATTCCGCGCCGCGGCCGAGCAGTTCGACGTGCCGGCGCAGAACCTCATCTACGCCGACGTCAACGGCAACATCGGATACCAGGCACCCGGCAAGCTGCCGATTCGCGGTGCCGGCGACGGGTCGATGCCACAGCCGGGCTGGGACTCGGATTACGACTGGAAGGGCTTCATTCCGTTCGCGAAGCTGCCGGTGTTGTACAACCCCGACGACGGGTACATCGTCACGGCCAACAACGCGATCACGGGCGACGACTATCCGTACTTCCTCACCAACGACTGGGACTACGGCTGGCGCGCCGCGCGCATCACCGACCTCATCCAGCGAGCCTCGGCCGACCACAAGCTCACGGTGCAGGACATGCGCGACATTCAGTCCGACACCGACTTCTGGATCGGCAAGAAGCTCATCACCGCGTACAAGGACATCACCGTCGACGACACGCAGGTGCAGTCGGCCCTCGACCTGTTCGACCTGTGGGACGGCCAGAACGCCGTCGATTCGGCCGCGGCAGCCTACGCGAACGTGGTGTGGGACGAGCTGGCCCAGGACCTCTTCACCCGCCGCGAGCATCCGGCGCCCACTGGCAGCCAGAGCCGGCTGTTCCTCGTCGCCGACAATCTGCTCGACGACCCCGACTCGAGCTGGTGGACCAACGACCAGATCTCAGTGACCAGCCAGCAGCAGATGCTCGTCAAGGCCGCGACCGACGCATACCACCGCCTGGCCGAGCTCGAGGGCTCGAATCCCGAGCAGTGGACCTGGGGCGGCATCCACAAGCTCACGCTGACCAGCGCAACGTTCGGCTCGAGCGGCATCGCGCCGATCGAGTGGCTTTTCAACCGGGGTCCGCTCGCCGTGGGCGGTGGGTCGAGTGTGGTGGATGCCACGGGCTGGGCGATCGGCGATGGCTTCGACGTGTCGACCGTGCCGTCGATGCGCATGGTGGTCGACCTGTCGAACTTCGACGCGTCGACGTGGACCAACCTCACCGGCGAAAGCGGTCACGCCTTCCACCCGAACTACGACGACCAGGCCGAGGCGTGGCAGCACGTTCAAGCGCTGCCGTGGGCGTTCTCGCCGAAGGCGGTCAAGGCTGCCGCGACGCACACCCTGGTGCTGGCGCCCGCCGACTGA
- a CDS encoding YhgE/Pip domain-containing protein — MKIPAMITAELRRLTSTKMGILALIALLAVPILYGGLYLWANQDPYGQFSEVPVALVVADEGQGEVNYGDQIADELIEGKAFDWQRMTTDEAADALHHGEVDFTVTIPKDFSDALTSVSTDQPRQATIELETNDANNYLASTIGDQAVEKIRASVAQLVGREAAGRMLTALSDIRGSLVTAADGAAQLTDGAQSAHDGAGELRDGAAQLSAGAQKLSTGAHQVADGASQLTDGAATLSTGATHVADGAAQVADGTRQIAEYADAAGSAVQTVTDALPDARSDIADLLTEQGLDQSQIDAVLAKLDPVADKLRDGDAKVQDAVGKIDQLASGADQVSAGAAQVADGAADLTSGAATLSSGADQVADGTDAAVTGSTQLRDGATALQKGLGTLTDGAAQLRDGLSDGVDQIPASTTQLRTAQAKTIADPVEIESGKVASAEDYGAGLAPFFAALAGWIGIYALFLIVKPISKRAVTALRKPIRVTIAGWLTPAVLGGVQMIGLFGVLALALGFGFANPWGTLGVMVAASFTYTAIILALNVWLGSVGQFLGLVIMVLQLVTAGGTFPWQTLPAPLAALHHVLPMGYVVDAMRQLMYGGDLARAGADLGVLALWLVGSLAVAALGVTRMTHRRTLRDLQPSLIG, encoded by the coding sequence GTGAAGATCCCCGCGATGATCACCGCCGAACTGCGGCGGCTGACCTCCACGAAGATGGGCATCCTCGCCCTGATCGCGCTGCTGGCGGTGCCGATCCTGTACGGGGGGCTCTACCTGTGGGCAAACCAGGACCCCTACGGGCAGTTCAGCGAGGTTCCCGTCGCGCTCGTCGTCGCCGACGAAGGCCAGGGCGAGGTGAACTACGGCGACCAGATCGCCGACGAGTTGATCGAGGGCAAGGCGTTTGACTGGCAGCGCATGACGACCGACGAAGCAGCCGACGCCCTGCACCATGGCGAGGTCGACTTCACCGTCACGATCCCGAAGGACTTCTCCGACGCCCTCACCAGCGTCTCCACCGACCAGCCCCGGCAGGCCACGATCGAACTCGAGACGAACGACGCCAACAACTACCTCGCCTCGACGATCGGCGACCAGGCCGTGGAGAAGATCCGCGCGTCGGTCGCACAGCTGGTCGGGCGCGAAGCGGCCGGCCGCATGCTCACGGCACTTTCCGACATCCGCGGCAGCCTCGTCACCGCTGCCGACGGCGCGGCGCAGCTGACCGACGGAGCGCAGTCTGCGCACGACGGCGCCGGCGAACTGCGTGACGGCGCAGCGCAGCTCTCGGCCGGCGCGCAGAAGCTCTCCACCGGCGCACACCAGGTCGCCGACGGGGCCTCCCAGCTGACAGACGGCGCGGCCACCCTCTCGACAGGCGCAACGCATGTCGCCGACGGTGCGGCGCAGGTGGCCGACGGCACACGGCAGATCGCCGAGTACGCGGATGCCGCGGGCAGCGCCGTGCAGACCGTCACCGACGCGCTGCCCGACGCGCGCAGCGACATCGCCGACCTGCTGACCGAGCAGGGACTCGACCAGAGCCAGATCGACGCGGTCCTGGCAAAGCTGGATCCGGTTGCCGACAAGCTGCGCGACGGCGATGCGAAGGTGCAGGATGCCGTCGGCAAGATCGATCAGCTCGCCTCGGGCGCCGATCAGGTGTCGGCGGGCGCGGCGCAGGTCGCCGACGGTGCCGCCGACCTGACCTCGGGCGCGGCCACGCTGTCGTCGGGCGCCGACCAGGTCGCCGACGGCACCGACGCGGCGGTGACCGGGTCGACACAGCTGCGCGATGGCGCGACAGCGTTGCAGAAAGGCTTGGGCACCCTCACCGACGGTGCGGCACAGCTGCGCGACGGCCTGAGCGACGGAGTCGACCAGATCCCGGCATCCACGACACAGCTGCGCACCGCGCAGGCCAAGACCATCGCCGACCCCGTCGAGATCGAGTCGGGCAAGGTGGCCTCGGCCGAGGACTACGGCGCAGGCCTGGCGCCGTTCTTCGCGGCGCTGGCCGGATGGATCGGCATCTATGCGCTGTTCCTTATCGTCAAGCCGATCTCCAAGCGCGCGGTCACCGCGCTGCGCAAGCCGATCAGGGTGACCATCGCCGGATGGCTGACCCCGGCCGTGCTGGGTGGGGTGCAGATGATCGGGCTGTTCGGCGTGCTGGCGCTCGCGCTCGGATTCGGCTTTGCGAACCCGTGGGGCACGCTCGGCGTCATGGTCGCGGCATCGTTCACCTACACGGCGATCATTCTGGCGCTGAACGTGTGGCTGGGCTCGGTCGGACAGTTCCTGGGTCTGGTGATCATGGTGCTGCAGCTGGTGACTGCCGGGGGCACGTTCCCCTGGCAGACACTGCCGGCGCCGCTGGCGGCCCTGCACCACGTGCTGCCGATGGGCTATGTCGTCGACGCGATGCGGCAGCTGATGTACGGCGGCGACCTCGCCCGTGCCGGTGCCGATCTGGGGGTGCTCGCGCTGTGGCTGGTGGGTTCGCTCGCGGTAGCGGCGCTGGGCGTCACGCGCATGACGCACCGCCGCACGCTGCGCGACCTGCAGCCGAGCCTGATCGGGTAG
- a CDS encoding TetR/AcrR family transcriptional regulator, with product MSTPHPPRRKDAAQNRAGILVAAVTVLADDPHASIDTIAKAAGLSRRAFYGHFEDRGALITAVIAEGAERFNAIAQSVTDDDPRSALAHLARGLWGEAQHVHAAVAVALNDKLARLTAQALAPVRVRLLEICERGFERDVLRRDIPPAVTVRLVEEAARSVITHLDPAQTRGHHLAERAVLSAAGLGWQQIDDLIIEGEKA from the coding sequence GTGAGCACACCGCATCCGCCGCGTCGAAAGGACGCCGCCCAGAACAGGGCCGGCATCCTCGTTGCGGCCGTCACCGTTCTGGCTGACGACCCACACGCGTCCATCGACACGATCGCGAAGGCCGCCGGGCTGTCACGTCGCGCTTTCTACGGCCACTTTGAGGACCGGGGGGCCCTCATCACCGCCGTGATCGCCGAAGGCGCCGAACGCTTCAACGCGATCGCACAGTCGGTGACCGATGACGATCCGCGCAGCGCGCTTGCACACCTGGCCCGCGGGCTGTGGGGCGAGGCGCAGCACGTGCACGCGGCGGTCGCGGTGGCTCTGAACGACAAGCTCGCGCGCCTCACGGCGCAAGCTCTCGCCCCGGTGCGCGTGCGGCTGCTGGAGATCTGCGAGCGCGGCTTCGAGCGCGACGTGCTGCGCCGCGACATCCCGCCCGCCGTCACTGTGCGGCTGGTCGAAGAGGCCGCGCGCAGCGTGATCACTCATCTGGATCCGGCACAGACCCGCGGCCACCATCTCGCCGAACGCGCCGTGCTCAGCGCGGCGGGCCTGGGATGGCAGCAGATCGATGATCTGATCATCGAGGGGGAGAAGGCATGA